A portion of the Luteolibacter rhizosphaerae genome contains these proteins:
- a CDS encoding glycosyl hydrolase family 18 protein: MKRSILSALALLLALSPSAFAERKKVVAYVPNWINLAEFSKGIEYDKVTHLNIAFENPVDDTGEMSFNSRNAELIKRAKAAKVKILVSIGGGAASGNEELKARYEKLMGPELRKQFAEKLVAYLEKHRFDGIDVDIEGPSITANYSGFMDELASLVKAKKLLLTAALSKGYGGDRVPDATLAHLDFLNIMAYDATGSWDPDRHGQHSSLEFAQSSLKYWTGRGVPKEKAILGLPFYGYGFGPAFRQGGYAYADVLALHPDGDKLDQVGETIWHNSIPTIQAKSKLVMEDDFGGVMIWSLNQDVPGEKSLLRAVNGVLNPPRK; this comes from the coding sequence ATGAAACGGTCCATCCTCTCCGCCCTGGCTCTCCTCCTCGCGCTTAGCCCCTCCGCCTTCGCCGAGCGCAAGAAGGTCGTGGCCTACGTCCCGAACTGGATCAACCTCGCCGAGTTCTCGAAGGGGATCGAGTATGACAAGGTTACCCACCTGAATATCGCGTTCGAGAACCCCGTGGACGATACCGGGGAGATGTCCTTCAACTCCCGGAATGCGGAGCTGATCAAGCGCGCCAAGGCCGCGAAGGTGAAGATCCTCGTTTCGATCGGCGGTGGCGCGGCTTCCGGGAACGAGGAACTGAAGGCGCGTTACGAGAAGCTGATGGGGCCCGAACTCCGCAAGCAGTTCGCGGAAAAGCTTGTCGCCTATCTGGAGAAGCATCGCTTCGACGGCATCGACGTGGATATCGAAGGCCCTTCGATTACTGCGAACTATAGCGGCTTCATGGACGAGTTGGCTTCGTTGGTGAAGGCGAAGAAGCTGTTGCTCACCGCCGCGCTCTCGAAGGGCTACGGCGGCGACCGCGTGCCGGATGCGACCCTTGCGCATCTCGATTTCCTCAACATCATGGCCTACGACGCCACCGGCTCTTGGGATCCGGACCGGCACGGCCAGCACTCCTCGCTCGAGTTTGCTCAGTCCTCGCTTAAGTACTGGACCGGTCGTGGCGTGCCGAAGGAGAAAGCGATCCTCGGCCTGCCCTTTTATGGCTACGGCTTCGGTCCTGCCTTCCGCCAGGGAGGCTATGCCTATGCCGACGTGCTCGCCTTGCATCCGGATGGCGACAAGCTCGATCAAGTCGGGGAAACCATCTGGCACAACAGCATCCCCACCATCCAGGCGAAGTCCAAGCTGGTCATGGAAGATGACTTCGGCGGCGTGATGATCTGGTCGCTCAATCAGGACGTGCCCGGAGAGAAGTCGCTCCTGCGGGCGGTGAATGGCGTATTGAATCCCCCGCGCAAGTAA